Sequence from the Streptomyces sp. NBC_00440 genome:
CGTGGTTGCCGGGGGTGGTGGGGTTGGCGGGGCCTGTCTGGCAGGTGGGGCACCAGTACGTCGGGCGCTCATGGCTGCCGTTGCCGTTGCCGCTGTCGGTCCGGTTGGCGCGGCGCACGGAGGTGCCGCAGCGCAGACAGGGGCGGGGCGCGCGTCCGTAGACGTACAGACGCTGGTTCGGGCGGCCCGTCGTGGTGCGGACGGGGCGGTTGCGGTTGGCCTCCAGGAGCTTCTTCGCGACGGTCACCACCCTTTCCGGCCGGGCGAGTTCACCGACCGGCAGCCAGGGTGTGGCGCGCAGTACGAAGCAGATCTCGGCTGCGAAGACATTGCCGATACCGGCGAGGTTGCGCTGGTCGAGCAGGGCTTCGACGAGCGGCCGGCCCGGGTCTGCCAGCAGGTTGGCGAGTGCCCTGTCCGGTTCCCAGTCGGGGCCCAGGAGGTCCGGGCCGAGGTGTCCCACGACCGTGCTCTCCTCGGTGGTCCGCAGCAGTTCCAGTA
This genomic interval carries:
- a CDS encoding DNA-formamidopyrimidine glycosylase family protein — protein: MPEGDSVHQAARRLHTALAGRTLTRFDLRVPRFATADLTGRTVLDVTPRGKHLLMRVEGGLSLHSHLRMDGTWKVYVPGERWRGGPSHEIRAVVGTAGHTAVGYRLPVLELLRTTEESTVVGHLGPDLLGPDWEPDRALANLLADPGRPLVEALLDQRNLAGIGNVFAAEICFVLRATPWLPVGELARPERVVTVAKKLLEANRNRPVRTTTGRPNQRLYVYGRAPRPCLRCGTSVRRANRTDSGNGNGSHERPTYWCPTCQTGPANPTTPGNHAAPNQPQPPPTA